Part of the Salmo salar chromosome ssa10, Ssal_v3.1, whole genome shotgun sequence genome is shown below.
tctttgaactgttcttgccataatatggacttggtatttttaccaaatagggcaatcttctgtataccaaccctaccttgtcacaacacacccGATCGGCTCATTTTGCATTTAGAAGGaacgaaattccacaaattaacttttaacaaggcgcacttgttaacttcttggggctatgtgggacgctagcgtgccacccgtggtgcaccctatcaacagcaggtgcatttcaagagcggcaaatttgaaaccaaataaatgtcaaaattcaaatttttcaaacatacaactatcttacaccctttgaaagataaacatctccttaatctaaccacgttgtccgatttcaaaaaggttttacggcgaaagcataaagttagattatgttaggagagtacattgacaatagctgtgtgtaatgttttgtcaattcaaagacagggtcaccaaaaccataaaaccagctaaaatgatgcactaaccttttacaatctccatcagatgacactcctaggacattgtgttagaactaaaaatgcatgcattgtctatcaagttcatatttatatccaaaaacagcgttttactatggcattgatgttgaggaaatcgtttccctccaataaccggcagtcaagtcagcaccacaaattaaataattaaaattagaaaacattggtaaaatattatattgtcatttaaagaattatagatttacatctcttgaacgcaatcaacttgccagatttaaaaataaccttactgggaaatcacactttgcaataatctgagcactgcgcccagaaaaatatgctttgctatacagacaaacggccatgttggagagatctaaaatcgaaaatactatgtaaataatccattacctttgattctcttcatcagatgtcacttcccggaatcccaggtccataacgaatgtagttttgttcaaaaaagctcatcatttatatccaaaaagatccgtgttgttagcacatgatctaagccagccggacttctcgtcatgaacaaggggaaaaaatatatttacgttcgttcaaacatgtcaaacgttgtatagcataaatcattagggcctttttaaccagaacatgaataatattcaaggtggacgaatgcattctcttttaaaacgttttggaacgagggtacccaacatgacctcgcgcgccagagtctaatcggccatcaccgttccaaggctcttgttcggtcagatctcatagtagaagattcaaaacactttgtaaaggctggtgacatctagtggaagcaataggaagtgccaaaacattaatcagcccctgtgtgtttcaatggcataggcttaaaggtaattcaacacatcaggtatccacttcctgtcagaaaatgtctcagggttttgcctgccaaatgagttctgttatactcacagacaccattcaaacagttttagaaactttagggtgttttctatccatatataataagtatatgcatattctagttactgggtaggattagtaaccagattaaatcgggtacgtttttttatccagccgtgaaaatactgccccctagccccaacaggttaattgaaatgcattccaggtgactacatcatgaagctggtagagataatgccaagagtgtgcaaagctgtcataaaggcaaagggtggctactttgaagaatctaaaatgtgtttaacacttttttttggttagtacatgattccatatgtgttatttcatagttgtgatgtcttcactattattctacaatctagaaaatagtaaaaaataaagaaaaaccctcaaATGAGTaagtatccaaacttttgactggtactgtgtgtatacagttgaagttggaagtttacatacacagccgaatacatttaaactcagtttttcacaattcctgacatttaatccaagtaaaaaatccctgttttaggtcagttcgataaccactttattttaagaatgtgaaatgtcagaataatagtagtgatttatttcaacttctatttatttcattacattcccagtgggtcagtagtttacatacactcaattagtatttggtagcattgcctttaaattgtgtaacttgggtcaaacgtgtcggggtagccttccacaagcttcccacaataagttgggtgaattttgtcccattcctcctgacagaactggtgtaactgaggcaggttttataggcctccttgctcgcacacgctttttcagttctgcccacaaaatttctatgggattgaggtcagggctttgtgatggctactccaataccttgactttgttgtccttaagccattttcccacaatgttggaagtatgcttggggtcattgtccatttagaacacccatttgcgaccaagctttaacttcctgactgatgtcttgagatgttgcttccatgtatccacataatattccttccttatgatgccatctatcttgtgaagtgcaccagtccctccttcagcaaagcacccccacaacatgatgctgccacccccgtgcttcatggttgggttggtgttcttcggcttgcaagcctccccctttttccatcaaacataacgatgaccattatggccaaacagttctatttttgtttcatcagaccagaggacatttctccaaaaagtaccatctttgtccccatgtgcagttgcaaaccgtagtctggcttttttatggcggttttggagcagtggcttcttccttgctgagcgagcagcctttcaggttatgttgatataggactcgttttactgtggctatagatacttttgtacccttttccgacagcatcttcacaagggcctttgcagttgttctgggattgatttgcacttttcccaccaaagtacgttcatctctagaagacagaacgcgtctccttcctgagctgtatgacggctgcgtggtcccatggtgtttatacttgcgtactgttgtttgtacagatgaacgtggtaccttcaggcatttggaaattgctcccaaggatgaaccaaacttgtggaggtctacaatttttttcagaTTTCTTTTAGAATTCCTCATGATGTAGGGCAaaggggcactgagtttgaaggtaggccttgaaatacatccacaggtacactgccacttgactcaaatgttgtcaattagcctatcagaagcttctaaagccatgacatcgttttctggaattttccaagctgtttaaaggcacagtcaacttattctatgtaaacttctgacccactggaattgtgatgcagttaattataagtgaaataatctgtctgtaaacaattgttggaaaaattacttgtgtcatgcacaaagtagatgtcctaaccgacttgccaaaactatagtttgttaagaattttgtggactggttgaaaaatAAACAACCTAAGTATAttaaaacttctgacttcaactgtatatataaagctgtgtatagactgtatatgaatagaaaaggtgtgtacagtcctggccaaacgttttgagaatgatacaaatattaatttccacaaagtttgctgcttcagtgtctttagatattttttttcagatgttactatggaatactgaagtataatttcaagcatttcataagtgtcaaaggcatttattgacaattacataaagttgatgcaaagagtcaatatttgcagtgttgacccttctttttcaagacctctgcaatccgccctggcatgctgtcaattaacttctgggccacatcctgactgatggcagcccattcttgcataatcaatgcttggagtttgtcagaatttgtgggtttttgtttgtccacccgcctcttgaggattgaccacaagttctcgaTGGGATttaggtctggggagtttcctggctatGGACCCAAaaaattgatgttttgttccctgagccacttagttatcacttttgccttatggcaaggtgctccatcatgctagaaaaggcattgttcttcaccaaactgttcctggatgattgggagaagttgctctcggaggatgtgttggtaccattctttattcatggctgtgttctttggcaaaattgtgagtgagcccactcccttggctgagaagcaaccccacacatgaatggtctcaggatgctttactgttggcatgacaacacaggactgatggtagcgatcaccttgtcttctccggacaagcttttttccggatgccgaaaacaatcggaaaggggattcatcagagaaaatgactttagcccagtcctcagcagtccaatcccattaccttttgcagaatatcagtctgtccctggtgtttttcctggagagaagtggcttctttgctgcccttcttgacaccaggccatcctccaaaagtcttcgcctcactgtgcgtgcagatgcattcacacctgcctgctgccattcctgagcaagctctgtactggtggtgccccaatcccacagctcaatcaactttaggagatggtcctggcgcttgcttgactttcttgggcgccttaAAGCTTCTTCACAAcatttgaaccgctctccttgaagttcttgatgatccgataaaatggttgatttaggtgcaatcttactggcagcaatatccttgcctgtgaagccctttttgtgcaaagcaatgatgacggcacgtgtttccttgcaggtaaacacggttgacagaggaagaacaatgattccaagcaccaccttccttttgaagcttccagtctgttatttgaactcaatcagcatgacagagtgatctccagccttgtcctcgtcaacactcacacctgtgttaacgaaagaatcactgacatgacgtcagctggtccttttgtggcagggctgaaatgcagtggaaatgttttttggggattcagttcatttgcatggcaaagagggactttgcaattcatctgatcactcttcataacattctggactaTATGAAAATTGCCATCATGCAGACTTTgtgaattaatatttgtgtcattctcaaaacatttggccacgactgtacatcatTATCACATTCTTGCTAGAGTGAGAGATGATAGCTATATCACTTCTATGTCAGGGGCTTTGGTGAGGGATCAGCGCTACTCCAGAACCAGTACCCGCAGTCAGCATGGAAGAACAATACTGGAGTCTTGGTAAGAAGTGTTGCTGCCAAATCAATATGCCATGATGGAAGTACTGTGTGATGGTCTTCATGTGtgtgttgactctctctctctctctctctctctctctcccctgtagccATGGGAACTAGACAGCTCGATCAgtgcagagaacagagaggtgaTAGAGAACATGCTGCTGGAGGAACAGTATCCTTCTCATAGACCATACACACACCCCTGGGATAGATTTTgatgtgtttgtgtctgttgtTCTTGATATAAGATGTATTCTAGTCCTTATTAAGCACTTCTCTAGGTATTATTTGACAGGTAAAGAGATGTCCAAGAGTGTGTGGGCCAACTCACCTAACTGCAAGCCTAAACCCAAAGTGAAAAAGTGAGTCAGTTGTCCCATTTGTCCTTGTGTTGATCTAAACCTCTTGTGAAAACGTTCACTTCCCACACCCTCTGATGTGTGTGTTGTTGCCTCTGACATGATACTGTTACTGCTGTGTTTTCACCCAGGTCTCCTGCCAAGCCTTCAGGTTCCTCTACAGCCACTCGCTGGTCTCAGCAGGAGAAGGAGCTGTTTGAGAAAGGACTGGTAcgaccctctcttctcctctcttctcttctcactgATCTCAGATGACACCCTACTTTTTATACCCCCAGGCTCAGTTTGGCCGTAGGTGGACTAAGATCTCCAAGCTGGTAGGCAGTCGGACCATTCTACAGGTGAAGAGTTACGCCAGACAGTACTTCAAACACAAGGTAACACTGTCCTCTAGTCGACATCTCTCCCAGCTCAGCCAACCAGGATATATTTGAGATATCCTacagtctctgtcctctctcaccatgtcactctccctgtcctctctgcctGCAGGCTAAATCAGAGTGCAATACCACTGCAGTGGCAACCCCTACAGCCCCGCTGGTTTTAGGCCAGGTCCCAGAGACAGGGTCAACAGTGTTCACCTCTggcctgtctgtccccacccaccTGTCAGCTCTGACCAACGCTGTCCGGATAGAGAGACTGGGggacgaagaggaggaggaggtggacatCACTGATGACTTCAGCgatgagggagggagtggaggaggaaaTGGAGGAGAAAGAAATATTGAGGGGAATGGTGAGGACCTCCAGGCTGGAGTTAGGACTGAGACACATGAACCTGGAGCGCCAGAGGAGCTGGACAACCATGGAGAGACTCACCAGGTGCAACCCAACCAGACACACCTCGGGCTGGAAGAGACGGATCAGGAGCAGCCTAACTGTAGCCCTCCATCACCCCTCACAGCCACCTGCCCAGCAGAGCAGGCCCCCAGCGGACAGTGTGAGGGGGGAACTGCTGAGCCCCTGAGGGACCCAGTGGAGtctggagaggagacaggggggtctgggtggcAAGAGGCAGGGGAGGAGTTTGAAGAGGAGGAGCTTACAGCCCCCGAGCAGGAAGCGGAGCTGGACCTGGCGACTATCACTGAGGAGGAGAAACAAGCTATCCCAGAATTCTTTGAGGGACGGCCATCCAAAACCCCAGAGAGATACCTGAGGATCAGGAACTACATGCTGGACCAAtggtacacacacaaccacaaccaatCAGAGACATCAAGGTTTCACTTTCAACATGCTTTTTGTGTGTGTTGGTCTCAGGTTGAAGAGTAAGCCCAAGTATTTGAACAAGACGTCAGTGCGTCCTGGTCTGAAGAACTGTGGAGATGTCAACTGTATCGGCAGAATACACACCTACCTGGAGCTGATAGGAGCCATCAACTTCAACTGTGGTAACTAGGACTCACTACTAGTGTGATTCTCTCATTCTTTTTCTCAGTCCTATCTTTCTTGGTTATGCAATTTTTTCTGATTTGTCTGATCTACCTGTCTGATCTACCTGTCTATTCTCTCCACTCTTCCCCTCCAGATCAGGCAGTGTATAACCGTCCCAGGGTTGTGGATCGTTCTAAacccagagagagcagagacactcTGGAATACCAGCTTGCCCAAAGACTACAGAGCATGGTGAGtcaacccctgacctctgtaacCTCTGACCCCTATAACCTCTGACCCCCTACTGTATCCCAGACCCCTCTAGCTGGTCCAGACAATAGAGCATTGTGAGAGAACACCTATCAATGTCAGGTATTTGTCAGGCCTAGGTTTGTCATTTATATTTGGTTTATTAAAGATGGAATCTACATTTAGGGAAACAGCGGCAGTTTCCCTCAGcacatttgttattgttttgttgatgaaatggaggagaggagcgtCCGGCAGCGTGGGAAAAATATTTTCAGTACATATTGTGCTGTTTTAtccatagacattaaaaccagtagatagtgatagcGCTGACGTCATCCATGTATTCCTATGGAAAACTCCCAATGGCGCATGCAGCCGGAAGTATTTGAATTTGAAGTGTGCCATATTGCTGAATGGCACAAACAAGTCGCTAAGGATCATGGTGAAAGTGGCCGTAACTAGCA
Proteins encoded:
- the LOC106613979 gene encoding histone H2A deubiquitinase MYSM1, which codes for MADELDVDIEGDEYDAKLGGFGEGSALLQNQYPQSAWKNNTGVLPWELDSSISAENREVIENMLLEEQYYLTGKEMSKSVWANSPNCKPKPKVKKSPAKPSGSSTATRWSQQEKELFEKGLAQFGRRWTKISKLVGSRTILQVKSYARQYFKHKAKSECNTTAVATPTAPLVLGQVPETGSTVFTSGLSVPTHLSALTNAVRIERLGDEEEEEVDITDDFSDEGGSGGGNGGERNIEGNGEDLQAGVRTETHEPGAPEELDNHGETHQVQPNQTHLGLEETDQEQPNCSPPSPLTATCPAEQAPSGQCEGGTAEPLRDPVESGEETGGSGWQEAGEEFEEEELTAPEQEAELDLATITEEEKQAIPEFFEGRPSKTPERYLRIRNYMLDQWLKSKPKYLNKTSVRPGLKNCGDVNCIGRIHTYLELIGAINFNCDQAVYNRPRVVDRSKPRESRDTLEYQLAQRLQSMRTRKRRVRDVWGNWRDAKDLEGQTYEHLSAEELALRREMRRPHKPCKVSRHRGLLDPFQLIPCRVFGKERQEPFQVIVCAEALLIMDMHAHVSMGEVIGLLGGSYSEEDKVLKIVAAEPCNSVSTGLQCEMDPLSQTQACELLSSLGLAVVGWYHSHPTFHPNPSIRDIHTQDQFQSYFSRGGAPFIGMIVSPFDPANPSPRSQTTCLMVREDQGPGPQKLPYRFDYQCSQQQPDWSQLMRRAEWIIHKYKHAHGSVQMDRPFRRDSHLTCLEKMMSSLGRYLEPLPEEEGDYFLSQIHTLFLSHFVAEKPRDEDEGETSDSSEPINTHAFPFTQPINIRGTDDTGTKENWENESVLPIDSIETTNSHTANQENLHPMQFGSVLLTGHDYLF